From Hippea alviniae EP5-r, the proteins below share one genomic window:
- the serS gene encoding serine--tRNA ligase, producing MLDINILRKNPELLKDNLAKRHSDINVDELIELDKSLRKAKAELDELLSKRNKLSKEIGRRKAKKESADDLIDEVNRINQQIEETEENYNKLYKDFMDRWLLVPNILEDDVPVGKDENDNVEIRRVGELPKFDFKPKEHHEIAQNLGILDFERAAKLSGSRFVIYKGDGAKLERALINFMLDLHTKKHGYTEIIPPYIVNYEIMVGTGQFPKFIEEAYETDGQYLIPTAEVPLVNMHREEILNEDDLPLKYVSYTACFRKEAGSYGKDVKGIIRQHQFNKVELVQFTKPEESDRALEELTKDAEEVLKLLDLPYRVVILSSGDIGFAAAKTYDIEVWLPGQNRYREISSCSNTLDFQARRASIRVKGKDKKKYFPHTLNGSGVAVGRCLVAILENYQQEDGTVKIPEALIPYFGKEKIG from the coding sequence ATGTTAGACATAAACATTCTAAGAAAAAATCCTGAACTTTTAAAAGATAACTTAGCAAAAAGGCACAGCGATATAAACGTTGATGAACTTATTGAGCTCGATAAAAGCCTTAGAAAAGCAAAAGCCGAGCTGGACGAACTCTTGTCAAAAAGAAACAAGCTCTCAAAGGAGATAGGAAGAAGAAAAGCAAAGAAAGAGAGTGCTGATGATTTAATAGACGAAGTCAACAGGATAAATCAACAGATAGAAGAAACAGAAGAGAATTATAACAAACTTTACAAAGATTTTATGGATAGATGGCTTCTTGTTCCCAATATTTTGGAAGATGATGTGCCTGTTGGTAAAGATGAGAATGATAATGTTGAGATAAGAAGGGTTGGAGAGTTGCCAAAGTTTGACTTTAAACCAAAAGAACACCACGAAATTGCTCAGAATCTCGGAATACTGGACTTTGAAAGGGCAGCAAAGCTTTCAGGTTCCCGTTTTGTGATCTACAAAGGTGATGGAGCAAAACTGGAAAGAGCATTGATAAACTTTATGCTTGATTTACACACAAAAAAGCATGGATATACAGAGATAATCCCTCCTTATATCGTAAATTACGAAATAATGGTTGGAACCGGCCAATTTCCAAAGTTTATAGAAGAGGCTTATGAAACAGACGGCCAATACCTAATACCGACAGCAGAAGTGCCGCTTGTAAATATGCACAGGGAAGAAATCTTAAACGAAGATGATTTACCGCTTAAATATGTCTCATATACGGCATGCTTCAGAAAAGAAGCAGGAAGCTATGGCAAAGATGTTAAAGGCATAATTAGACAACATCAGTTTAACAAGGTTGAGCTTGTCCAGTTTACAAAACCCGAAGAGTCAGACAGAGCATTAGAAGAGTTGACAAAGGATGCAGAAGAAGTTTTAAAGCTTTTAGACTTACCTTACAGAGTTGTTATACTTTCAAGCGGAGATATTGGCTTTGCTGCAGCTAAAACATACGATATTGAAGTTTGGTTGCCCGGACAAAACAGATACAGAGAGATATCTTCATGTTCAAATACGCTGGACTTTCAGGCGCGAAGGGCATCAATAAGAGTTAAAGGCAAAGATAAGAAAAAATACTTCCCGCACACATTAAACGGCTCCGGTGTTGCAGTAGGCAGATGTCTTGTTGCCATACTTGAAAACTACCAGCAGGAAGATGGAACTGTTAAGATTCCAGAAGCCTTAATTCCTTATTTTGGCAAAGAGAAGATAGGCTAA
- a CDS encoding EAL domain-containing protein has protein sequence MFIEGFFDAVKNSYIFGVFTYNKEGKITFANRKALEILEYSKEEFIGKHAIELIPDSKTKKLILKNMKLRSKGMVFKKEYTELTLISKNGYLIPVQLFAFTLIRNNEPFGIVIFYDKSKEQSLKKLFFALSQINQLIIRIDLEKELIEKACEVLVNTVGYLSATVGAIDEKTKEFKIKFAVSSDKELQDALYKMKVSADPNKPHGKGSISEAFLTGKVVVINDVLTNERMTYWREDQKRFKINSVCAIPIFKEDKIAYILLVHDKFRNAFSDENLKLLQELQDDLSFALTNIEKSKTLKMLTIASQSTHEWVVITDRDGKIIHTSDAVSRISEYSRDEIIGETPRIFKSGFHNEEFYKNLWNTILNGKTFSAKLINKSKTGKIFYLDAIIVPIKEQGRITNFISLAKDITEVEEYQQRLLVESKLYNTLYQITQISATSSSEDEFLKKLTKIFTDNELVDVAYIVRKQQNNYEIVHYSTIEPSLTNLVKAIHKKIQSVYTDREKIRTYPAEKALKYKKIYLINRVDKSIKPFDELLESFNLNSCCFIPIIRDGKSSGFLTLISRKSNIFDAKIFNLLRNISTQIEFTLNKFDKEKFLEIVQLATNEGFEFLVITDDRFNIVYANRKTLETFGYTEEEIYQKPYSIFFSKQSLNTLEKLQSSLKSSETFTGMITYATKDGKPESFYTTIIPFKKDNKITHFISLGKRITEEDKLKEELNRLLRYDSITGLMNLFSFKEATERFIARAKHERQLGAIAIINPVSFKSINQAFGFEMGNEILRIIGERLKKHLRSYDIIAKLESDRFGVLIKDIRREEDILVIAMKILATLTIPYNIRNHQITLPFNIGLSLFPKDGKTSEELLNKAQIALADAKAKGENQIGFFRKDLEKLTIERIKLKTELEKAIQNNEFTAYLQPYVDKDENIAGAESLIRWVKGTEVVPPSEFIPFLESTDLIISAEKLMIKTAADIIRIQKERNTKTVPLSVNISEKTLKHKYFLEDLSEILSKLSEEERQLLRFEIVERTFLKDFNPVKRIITTISLKGIQFMLDDFGTGYSSLSYLSELPVKFLKIDISFIRKLIHSKHTQNIVESIIYIANKLGIKTIAEGIEKKEQYKILKDMGCDYFQGFLFFKPMSIDDFLGTIE, from the coding sequence ATGTTCATTGAAGGTTTTTTTGATGCAGTAAAAAACTCATATATATTTGGAGTTTTTACATATAATAAAGAGGGAAAAATCACCTTTGCAAATAGAAAAGCTCTTGAAATTTTGGAGTATAGCAAAGAAGAATTCATCGGCAAACACGCTATAGAGTTAATTCCTGACAGCAAAACCAAAAAGTTAATATTAAAAAACATGAAACTTAGAAGCAAAGGTATGGTATTCAAAAAAGAATACACAGAACTAACTCTTATCTCAAAAAATGGGTATCTAATTCCCGTGCAATTGTTTGCCTTCACTCTTATAAGGAACAACGAACCATTTGGTATCGTTATATTTTACGATAAATCAAAAGAGCAATCTCTTAAAAAACTCTTTTTCGCCCTAAGCCAAATAAACCAACTCATCATAAGAATAGATTTAGAAAAAGAACTAATAGAAAAAGCGTGTGAAGTTCTTGTCAACACTGTTGGTTATCTCTCTGCAACTGTAGGTGCAATAGACGAAAAGACAAAGGAATTTAAAATAAAATTCGCCGTATCTTCAGACAAAGAGCTTCAAGATGCTTTGTATAAGATGAAAGTAAGTGCAGACCCAAACAAACCACACGGCAAAGGCAGCATCTCTGAAGCCTTTCTAACAGGGAAAGTTGTTGTAATAAATGATGTTTTAACAAATGAAAGAATGACTTACTGGAGAGAAGATCAAAAGAGATTCAAGATAAACTCAGTATGTGCAATACCTATATTCAAAGAAGATAAAATTGCTTACATTTTGCTTGTTCATGATAAGTTTAGAAACGCCTTCAGTGATGAAAATTTAAAACTCTTGCAAGAGCTTCAAGACGACTTATCATTTGCACTTACAAACATAGAAAAGTCAAAAACTTTAAAGATGCTAACAATTGCTTCACAATCGACGCACGAGTGGGTTGTTATAACAGACAGAGATGGAAAGATAATCCATACAAGCGACGCCGTAAGCAGGATATCTGAGTATTCAAGGGATGAGATAATCGGAGAAACGCCAAGAATATTTAAAAGTGGCTTCCATAATGAAGAGTTTTACAAAAACCTGTGGAATACAATCTTAAACGGCAAAACATTTTCAGCAAAACTCATAAACAAGTCAAAAACAGGCAAAATATTCTATCTTGATGCAATAATTGTGCCCATAAAAGAGCAGGGAAGGATTACTAACTTTATAAGTCTTGCAAAGGATATAACAGAAGTTGAAGAGTATCAGCAAAGGCTTTTGGTGGAGTCAAAGCTTTACAACACCCTTTATCAGATAACCCAGATATCAGCAACAAGTTCATCGGAAGATGAGTTTCTCAAAAAATTGACGAAAATATTTACAGATAACGAGCTTGTCGATGTTGCATATATCGTGAGAAAACAACAGAATAATTATGAAATTGTTCATTATTCAACCATAGAACCCAGTCTTACAAACCTTGTAAAGGCGATACACAAAAAGATACAGTCTGTTTATACAGATAGAGAAAAAATACGCACATACCCTGCTGAAAAGGCTTTAAAATACAAGAAGATTTACTTAATAAACAGGGTTGATAAAAGCATAAAACCGTTTGATGAACTGCTTGAATCGTTTAATCTCAACTCATGCTGTTTTATTCCTATCATAAGAGATGGCAAAAGCAGTGGGTTTTTGACACTAATATCCCGCAAGAGCAACATATTTGATGCAAAGATATTTAATCTTTTGAGAAACATCTCAACCCAGATAGAGTTTACGCTTAACAAGTTCGATAAGGAGAAGTTCTTAGAGATAGTTCAGCTTGCAACAAACGAAGGGTTTGAATTCTTGGTTATAACAGACGATAGATTTAATATCGTATATGCAAACAGAAAAACCTTAGAAACATTTGGTTATACAGAAGAAGAGATATACCAGAAGCCATACTCAATATTTTTTTCAAAACAATCCTTAAATACCTTAGAAAAATTACAGTCATCGCTTAAGAGCTCAGAAACATTTACAGGCATGATAACATACGCAACAAAAGACGGCAAGCCAGAGAGCTTTTACACAACAATTATACCTTTTAAGAAAGATAACAAAATAACGCATTTTATCTCTCTTGGCAAGAGAATAACCGAAGAAGACAAGCTTAAAGAAGAGTTAAATAGACTGCTAAGGTATGACTCTATAACGGGATTAATGAATCTATTCTCATTTAAAGAAGCCACAGAAAGATTCATTGCAAGGGCAAAACACGAAAGGCAACTTGGAGCTATAGCAATAATAAACCCTGTTTCGTTTAAGAGCATCAATCAAGCCTTTGGTTTTGAAATGGGAAATGAGATACTCAGAATAATTGGAGAGAGATTAAAAAAACACCTGCGCAGTTATGACATAATCGCAAAGCTGGAATCAGACAGATTTGGTGTTCTTATAAAGGATATAAGAAGAGAAGAAGATATACTCGTAATAGCAATGAAAATATTGGCAACCCTGACCATACCTTATAACATCAGAAACCATCAGATAACACTTCCATTTAATATCGGCTTAAGCCTATTTCCCAAAGATGGAAAAACATCCGAGGAGTTATTAAACAAAGCCCAGATTGCACTTGCAGATGCAAAAGCCAAAGGCGAAAATCAGATAGGCTTTTTTAGAAAAGATTTAGAGAAGCTAACCATAGAGAGAATAAAGCTAAAAACAGAGTTAGAAAAGGCGATTCAAAACAACGAATTTACAGCTTACCTTCAGCCCTATGTTGATAAAGACGAGAATATCGCAGGTGCGGAGTCCCTGATACGCTGGGTAAAAGGCACAGAAGTTGTTCCGCCGTCTGAGTTTATACCATTTCTTGAGTCAACAGACTTAATAATAAGCGCTGAGAAGTTGATGATAAAAACAGCAGCAGACATTATAAGAATTCAAAAAGAGAGAAATACAAAAACCGTTCCCTTGTCTGTTAACATATCCGAAAAGACATTGAAGCATAAATATTTCCTTGAAGATTTGAGTGAAATTTTAAGTAAACTAAGCGAAGAGGAGAGACAACTGTTGAGATTTGAAATCGTTGAAAGGACATTTTTAAAAGATTTTAATCCTGTCAAAAGGATAATAACAACAATCAGTCTAAAGGGTATTCAATTTATGCTTGACGACTTTGGCACGGGATATTCATCGCTCTCTTATCTGTCTGAACTGCCTGTGAAGTTTTTAAAGATAGACATCTCTTTTATTAGAAAGCTGATTCATAGCAAGCATACTCAAAACATCGTCGAATCTATAATATATATCGCAAATAAGCTTGGCATAAAAACAATAGCAGAGGGGATAGAAAAGAAAGAGCAGTATAAGATTCTCAAAGATATGGGATGCGATTACTTTCAAGGATTTCTATTCTTCAAACCAATGTCTATAGATGATTTCCTCGGTACTATAGAATAA
- the pgeF gene encoding peptidoglycan editing factor PgeF, with the protein MGFIEDLRFREFGARCVYFDRFGGVSPPPFDSLNVSTTVGDKRENVWKNLEIVRETVKADEIALLNQVHSNTIVEYDDKIHDADGIFTDRTGVFLAIKFADCTPIMFLDRKNGFIGAAHAGWRGTHLKISVKMVEFFIEKGSKPEDIIVSIGPHICGNCYEIKDDVAEKFDGRFIKKSNGRLYLNLSEANINQLINSGIPKGNIKNLSMCTFEDKRFFSYRRDKTCGRNIGGVMLIS; encoded by the coding sequence ATGGGATTTATTGAAGATTTAAGATTTAGAGAGTTTGGTGCAAGGTGTGTATATTTTGATAGGTTTGGTGGTGTAAGCCCACCGCCTTTTGATTCTTTAAATGTGAGCACGACTGTTGGGGATAAAAGAGAAAATGTTTGGAAGAATCTTGAGATTGTAAGAGAAACTGTCAAAGCAGATGAGATTGCTCTTCTAAATCAGGTGCATTCAAACACAATTGTCGAATATGATGACAAAATCCATGATGCAGATGGTATATTTACCGACAGAACGGGTGTGTTTTTGGCTATAAAATTTGCAGATTGCACTCCGATAATGTTTCTGGATAGAAAAAACGGTTTTATAGGGGCAGCACATGCCGGCTGGCGCGGAACACATTTAAAAATAAGCGTAAAGATGGTAGAATTTTTTATAGAAAAAGGCTCAAAACCGGAAGATATTATAGTTTCAATAGGCCCTCATATCTGTGGAAATTGCTACGAGATAAAGGATGACGTGGCAGAAAAGTTCGATGGTAGATTCATAAAAAAATCAAACGGCAGGCTTTATCTCAATCTCTCAGAAGCAAATATAAATCAGCTAATTAACTCAGGCATACCAAAAGGGAACATAAAAAACCTATCAATGTGCACTTTTGAAGATAAAAGGTTTTTCTCATACAGAAGAGACAAAACCTGCGGCAGAAACATCGGTGGTGTGATGCTTATCAGTTAG